Within the Enterobacter bugandensis genome, the region GCATACCGGGCTACAACTCAGGACGCTTTCTCATGCACTGTCATGATGAATACCAATGGGTTCTTCTCCCGGTTTTCATAGAAATGAGGAACGTCCGTTCTGGCAGTTGCCGAACAGCCAGTTTTTATCTGATACACGTGATCCTGTACGCCGAGTGTGAGCGTGCCCGACTGAACATAAAACAGTTCAAGCGTTCCTTCCGCGTGGCCGGGTGACGCAAACTTTTCCCCGGGCTGCATTTCCCACATCCAGAGCTCGGTCATATCAGGGCCACCCGATCCTGCGAGCAATCTTGCTCTCCCGCCTGTTTCACCTTGCCACAATTCTGGGATCTCATCTTCAGCAATGAGATGCACGGTCGGTTTGGCACTGACATCCACAAAATCAGCCACCGAAACCCCCATCGCGGCAGCCAGGCGACATAACAGGGCAATGCTGGGATTCGCCCGGCATCCCTCTATCTCAACCAACGCTCCCTTACTTACACCCGCCTGACGCGAGAGTTCATCCAGGGAGATTTTCTTTTGCTTACGATACAGTTTAATTCGCTGCGAAACGGCTTCATTCACGGAGCTGGCGATCGAATTTGCATCGGTCATTAAATTGACTTTTTTGGTCATTGGTCATTATCATGGAATAAATTGGTCATTACAGGATTATCACGTGTTAACAGTATCTCCGTCAATTTCTCCTGAAATTTATCGTATTGCTCCCGGTTTTCGGGCGCTCAGTATCCGCGTAAAAGCTGCGCCAGTGCTTAATCCCGGCACTGGAGAAACGGCGCTGCGAGAAGCCTGTGAGGCGGTTCTGGCCGGTGAGCCTGCCTGGGCGGAATCTCATCTGGCGGCATGGGCCGACGTTTTTCAAAAATTTGGGGCTAAACCTAAACGCACCCCTTGCTCAGCGGATGCGTTACGCAAGCGCGTCTTACGTGACGGAACGATGCCAGCGCTCGATCCTGTCGTTGATCTTTATAATGCCGTCAGTCTCCGCTATGCCGTTCCGGTTGGTGGAGAGGATCTCTCTGCCTATCAGGGGGCGCCGCGTCTGACTGTGGCAAAAGGAACAGAACCTTTTGATACGGTCAAAGAGGGAGAGACCACCGTTGAGTATCCTTCACAAGGTGAGGTTATCTGGTGTGATGATATCGGCGTGACCTGCCGTCGCTGGAACTGGCGACAGGGGATCAGAACCCGCTTAGGCGTGGAAGCGCAGCAAATGTGGTTCATTCTGGAGAGTCTCCCGCAGATGCCGCTGGAGACGCTTCACGAAGCCGGAAAAATGCTGACCGACGGCCTGGAAAAAATGATGCCCGGTCTGTGGTTTGACGTTGCTCTCATCGAAGAACAACAGCAGTAATATCCTTCAGGAGAAACATGTATGTTTACCGGCTTGTCGGCATTTCCATTAACCCCAGTCACCGCCAGCGGCGTGGATGAAAAGGGTTTCAGCCATATCCTTTCCCGTCTTACAGACGCTCGGGTTGATTCTATGGGCATCCTGGGGTCAACCGGAAGCTACGCCTATCTGACCCGGGAGCAGCGCAAGCGCGTAGCAACGCTGGCCAAACAGCATGCAGGCAACATCCCCATGATGGTGTGTGTGGGAGCGGTCAGTACCGATGCCATTCTGCATCTGGCAGATGATGCACAGGCCGCTGGTGCAAATGCGCTGTTACTCCCGGCGGTCAGCTACCAGCCACTCCGTGACGAAGAAGTCTTCTCACTCTTTGAGACCGTTACCCGGCACGTGTCTGTACCGGTGTGTATCTATGATAATCCGGGCACGACGCATTTTACCTTTACGGATGAACTCCACGGTCGTCTCTCATCACTTGAGGGGGTTCGCTCGGTCAAGATCCCTGGCGTCCCGAATAGCCCCGCTGCAGCGACTGAGCGGGTAAAGGCGTTACGTCAACATCTGCATCCTGGCGTAACAATCGGTATCAGTGGCGACGCTTATGCGGGACTGGGATTAAACGCCGGTTGTGAAGTGTGGTATTCCGTGTGTGGCGGTCTGTTCCCTGAGATGGCGAAACAAATCACTGAAGCTGCGGCGGCAAACGATCGTCAACGCGTTACAGCCCTGACAACCCGCCTTGAGCCATTGTGGTCGCTGTTCCGTAAACATGGCGGAAGTATTCGCGTTATTGCTGCTGCGGCTGGCGTGCTTGGTCTTACCGACATGGATTGCCTGCCTCGACCTCTGCAACCATTGTCGGCTGGCGACATCGCGGATATTTCCCATGTAATAAGCATGCTGGAACTGAAGTGATCTCCGCAGGACTGGGTGTCTACCGGTCCTTACCGAAAAATTTTATTATTGAAGTGACTCTTCTTCGCCTGATACCTTATCTGCATCAGGAGAATAATGCTGGCAAACGCACGCCAGTTTATGTCCGTCAGGATCGCGCAGATAGGCAACATAAAAGTCGGGGCCGTAGGCGGTTCGTATACCGGGTACGCCTTCATTTTTCCCACCCGCACGGAGGCCCGCTGCATGGAAGCGTCTGACAATGTCCGCGTTATCTGCTCTGAAAGCGAACATTGTCCCGTTTCCCGCCGTCGCGGGTTGCTGGTCAAAAGGAGGACAAATGCAGAAGCTAAATTCGTCATCCGGATGATTTTCGTTTCCCCACATTGCCCAGCTATCAGTCCAGGCGGGCAGACGTGTATAGCCCAGCACGTTAAAAATAGCGTCATAAAAGTTCACGGCGCGCTGAAAGTCATTTGTCCCAATCGTGATATAAGCCAGCACTTTAAACATCCTCTTTTCCGTCAGTCTGAACAGAGATTATCTCAAAGTAGCTATCCTCATCACCACCCAGGCCAGGATCATCGGCATGCCTCAGCAGGAAGCCTCGGCGATAAAAAATGTTGGCTGACGTCATCATGTGCCGATAATACAAAAACTGTATGATTACACCTTCCAAAAAGGGAATGTATGTCTTTACCGCCACTGTATGCGCTGCGCGCGTTCGAAGTTGCCGCACGGCTGAACTCGTTCAGCAAAGCGGCTGAAGTCCTGAATATCACGCCGGGGGCGGTCAGCAGGCATGTCCGCACGCTTGAGATGTGGTTCGACTGCGAGCTGTTTAAACGGCAGGGACCGAGAGTGGAGGTCAGCGACGCCGGGCGTATTCTGGCCGGGCAGCTTAGCGAAAGTTTCTCGAATATTGAGTGGGCCTGTCGCGCATTCAAAAGTGAAAACCATCTTCTGCGCCTCAAGGCCCCCAGCACACTGACGATGCGATGGCTTCTCAATGTGCTTAAATCCTTTCGGGAGAATCATGCGAAGCCGAAAATCGAAATCGCCAGCGTCTGGATGGACTTCGACACGGTTGACTTCAGCCGCGAGCCCTACGATTGTGCGATCCTCCTCGGTAACGGCTATTTCGGCGAGTCAACGGAGAGCAGGCTACTGTTCAGTGAATGGCTTATTCCGGTTTGTACGCCGTCTTTGCTGGAGCCTGCCCGGTATCAGCTTCCTGAGTGCGATCTTATTCATCCGTCACCGGACCGACGGGACTGGAAGCGCTGGCTGAAAAGGACGGGCTTATTCCCCGGCCTCGACATGAGCGGCGGGATCGTGTTCGACACCCTGGAGCAGGGAAGCCTTGCGGCCATGCACGGACACGGCGTGGCGATGGCCGATCT harbors:
- a CDS encoding helix-turn-helix domain-containing protein codes for the protein MTKKVNLMTDANSIASSVNEAVSQRIKLYRKQKKISLDELSRQAGVSKGALVEIEGCRANPSIALLCRLAAAMGVSVADFVDVSAKPTVHLIAEDEIPELWQGETGGRARLLAGSGGPDMTELWMWEMQPGEKFASPGHAEGTLELFYVQSGTLTLGVQDHVYQIKTGCSATARTDVPHFYENREKNPLVFIMTVHEKAS
- a CDS encoding B3/B4 domain-containing protein, producing MLTVSPSISPEIYRIAPGFRALSIRVKAAPVLNPGTGETALREACEAVLAGEPAWAESHLAAWADVFQKFGAKPKRTPCSADALRKRVLRDGTMPALDPVVDLYNAVSLRYAVPVGGEDLSAYQGAPRLTVAKGTEPFDTVKEGETTVEYPSQGEVIWCDDIGVTCRRWNWRQGIRTRLGVEAQQMWFILESLPQMPLETLHEAGKMLTDGLEKMMPGLWFDVALIEEQQQ
- a CDS encoding dihydrodipicolinate synthase family protein — its product is MFTGLSAFPLTPVTASGVDEKGFSHILSRLTDARVDSMGILGSTGSYAYLTREQRKRVATLAKQHAGNIPMMVCVGAVSTDAILHLADDAQAAGANALLLPAVSYQPLRDEEVFSLFETVTRHVSVPVCIYDNPGTTHFTFTDELHGRLSSLEGVRSVKIPGVPNSPAAATERVKALRQHLHPGVTIGISGDAYAGLGLNAGCEVWYSVCGGLFPEMAKQITEAAAANDRQRVTALTTRLEPLWSLFRKHGGSIRVIAAAAGVLGLTDMDCLPRPLQPLSAGDIADISHVISMLELK
- a CDS encoding VOC family protein, with the translated sequence MLAYITIGTNDFQRAVNFYDAIFNVLGYTRLPAWTDSWAMWGNENHPDDEFSFCICPPFDQQPATAGNGTMFAFRADNADIVRRFHAAGLRAGGKNEGVPGIRTAYGPDFYVAYLRDPDGHKLACVCQHYSPDADKVSGEEESLQ
- a CDS encoding LysR substrate-binding domain-containing protein, with the translated sequence MSLPPLYALRAFEVAARLNSFSKAAEVLNITPGAVSRHVRTLEMWFDCELFKRQGPRVEVSDAGRILAGQLSESFSNIEWACRAFKSENHLLRLKAPSTLTMRWLLNVLKSFRENHAKPKIEIASVWMDFDTVDFSREPYDCAILLGNGYFGESTESRLLFSEWLIPVCTPSLLEPARYQLPECDLIHPSPDRRDWKRWLKRTGLFPGLDMSGGIVFDTLEQGSLAAMHGHGVAMADLRLTLDALKSGLLALPFREAIATGDGYYLVWPKNSLRGQSIERLLAWLNLNSPVVPSLDIVCLEYNEKRLS